A stretch of alpha proteobacterium HIMB59 DNA encodes these proteins:
- a CDS encoding Binding-protein-dependent transport system inner membrane component (PFAM: Binding-protein-dependent transport system inner membrane component; overlaps another CDS with the same product name): protein MIKKFSISSIFAQLLLLIFVFVWIAPTFGLFISSLRDKDVLAISGWWTSFTTTDVNEIYRTEGMESQIEENGYFIIKGKVFEEGSGKIISRFGITSKNIDEFEVGEIAVFKDGSEISIDETGNYFWRSKEKFTKKKGKRIFVSASSPPSFTLDNYKEVLLREGLGQAFINTFAVAIPSTLIPLIICSFFAYSLTWMRFYGRDLLLATVIAALVVPLQMSLIPILSIYNDIGALFGVAAKSFPGIWMAHTGFGLASTTFLLWNFLKSLPNEMMEAARVDGATHYDTFIKIVVPLSIPAFASIFILQFLWVWNDLLVGLVFLDKHPSEIILTAKLKELLGSRGENWEILTTGAFISMSVPLLIFFSLQRYFIRGLVAGSVKG from the coding sequence ATGATAAAAAAATTTTCAATTTCTTCAATTTTTGCTCAATTATTACTTCTTATTTTTGTTTTTGTGTGGATAGCCCCTACTTTTGGTCTTTTTATTAGCTCCCTTCGAGACAAAGATGTTTTAGCAATTAGTGGGTGGTGGACCTCTTTTACTACTACTGATGTTAATGAGATATACCGAACTGAGGGTATGGAGTCCCAAATAGAGGAAAATGGTTATTTCATCATCAAGGGAAAAGTTTTTGAGGAGGGAAGCGGGAAAATTATTTCTCGTTTTGGCATTACCTCTAAAAATATCGATGAATTTGAAGTAGGTGAAATAGCCGTATTTAAAGATGGTTCAGAAATTTCTATCGATGAAACAGGAAACTACTTTTGGAGATCAAAAGAAAAGTTTACTAAAAAGAAAGGAAAAAGAATTTTTGTTTCAGCTTCAAGCCCCCCAAGTTTTACTCTCGATAATTATAAGGAAGTGCTCTTAAGAGAGGGATTAGGTCAAGCTTTTATCAACACATTTGCTGTAGCAATACCCTCAACTTTAATTCCTCTTATTATCTGTTCTTTTTTTGCATACTCCCTAACTTGGATGAGGTTTTATGGAAGAGATTTATTACTAGCGACTGTTATTGCTGCCTTGGTTGTTCCTTTACAGATGTCATTAATTCCTATTCTTTCCATCTATAATGATATTGGTGCTTTATTTGGAGTCGCTGCAAAATCATTTCCAGGAATATGGATGGCGCATACTGGATTTGGATTAGCCTCTACAACTTTTTTATTATGGAATTTTTTAAAATCACTTCCTAACGAGATGATGGAAGCTGCAAGAGTTGATGGTGCTACTCACTATGATACTTTTATTAAAATAGTAGTCCCCCTCTCTATACCTGCTTTTGCTTCTATTTTCATTTTACAATTTTTATGGGTTTGGAATGACCTCTTAGTAGGTCTGGTGTTCTTAGACAAACACCCAAGTGAGATTATTTTAACTGCGAAGTTAAAAGAGCTTCTGGGTTCTCGGGGAGAGAATTGGGAAATACTTACTACCGGTGCGTTCATCTCGATGAGTGTGCCATTGTTGATCTTCTTTTCTTTACAAAGATATTTTATAAGAGGATTAGTTGCAGGTTCGGTGAAAGGCTAA
- a CDS encoding beta-galactosidase (PFAM: Glycosyl hydrolase family 1~TIGRFAM: beta-galactosidase) — MIYLKVICLTKKTPISLHNLSVIQEFPTDFKFGVATSSYQIEGNKNGDCGLSIWDDFARKKLNGIDGKEACRHLDFFKEDIKLIKDAGFKSYRFSFSWPRLFPEKNQKLNNLGLDFYNRLLDEIHKQELEPYPTLYHWDLPIRFQDQGGWTNKDTAKYFSDFALSIAEHFSDRYNKIATINEPWCVSWLSHYLGEHAPGIKDLRSAAQAMHNVLYAHGLALTALKSLSSSKVGIVLNNEYASPYNEDTKNIDAANLFDAIYNRWFSDAIFLGQYPEIALEILGKYLPPEYKEDLKVISTPIDWLGLNYYTRSIIKDHKSNDGINYKCLRGDLKKTDMDWEFYPQGLRYFIERIHNEYNKKIPIYITENGMSNKDFLDKKNEITDEDRIEYFDLHLKEVLKCLNKGIPVKGYFAWSLMDNYEWSFGYEKRFGLVYVDYQSFKRIPKKSYYEFQKQLCV, encoded by the coding sequence TTGATCTATCTAAAAGTCATTTGTTTAACAAAGAAAACACCAATATCCTTGCATAACCTCTCTGTTATTCAAGAATTTCCCACAGATTTTAAATTCGGTGTTGCAACATCTTCCTATCAAATAGAAGGAAATAAAAACGGAGACTGTGGACTATCTATTTGGGACGATTTTGCCAGAAAAAAACTAAATGGAATAGATGGAAAAGAAGCTTGCAGACACTTAGATTTTTTTAAAGAGGATATTAAATTAATCAAAGATGCTGGTTTTAAATCTTATCGTTTTTCTTTTTCCTGGCCTCGTCTTTTTCCAGAAAAAAATCAGAAATTAAATAATCTTGGTTTAGATTTTTACAATCGATTACTCGATGAAATCCACAAACAAGAACTCGAACCGTATCCTACACTATATCATTGGGATTTACCTATCCGTTTCCAAGATCAAGGTGGATGGACAAATAAAGATACAGCAAAATATTTTAGTGACTTTGCCTTATCTATCGCTGAGCACTTTAGTGATAGGTATAATAAAATAGCGACCATCAATGAGCCTTGGTGCGTGTCTTGGTTGAGTCATTATTTAGGAGAACATGCCCCTGGCATAAAAGATTTAAGAAGCGCTGCTCAAGCAATGCATAATGTATTATATGCCCATGGTTTAGCTTTAACGGCTTTAAAATCTTTATCATCTTCAAAAGTTGGAATTGTTTTAAATAATGAATACGCCTCTCCGTATAATGAAGATACAAAAAATATTGATGCGGCAAATCTTTTTGATGCTATTTATAACCGTTGGTTCTCAGATGCTATTTTTCTTGGTCAATATCCTGAAATAGCACTTGAAATTTTAGGTAAATATTTACCACCAGAATATAAAGAAGATTTGAAGGTTATCTCAACCCCTATAGATTGGCTTGGACTTAATTATTATACTAGATCTATTATCAAAGATCATAAATCCAATGATGGTATTAATTATAAATGCCTTAGGGGAGATTTAAAAAAAACTGACATGGATTGGGAGTTTTACCCTCAAGGACTTAGATATTTTATTGAGCGTATACATAATGAATATAATAAAAAAATACCGATTTATATTACTGAAAATGGTATGTCCAATAAGGATTTTTTAGATAAGAAAAATGAAATAACAGATGAAGATAGAATAGAGTATTTCGATCTTCACTTAAAAGAAGTTCTCAAATGCCTAAATAAGGGAATTCCAGTAAAGGGTTATTTTGCTTGGTCTTTAATGGATAATTATGAGTGGTCCTTTGGATATGAAAAAAGATTTGGCTTGGTATATGTTGATTATCAATCTTTTAAAAGGATTCCAAAAAAATCATATTATGAATTTCAAAAACAACTATGTGTTTAA
- a CDS encoding glycosyl hydrolase family 4,Family 4 glycosyl hydrolase (PFAM: Family 4 glycosyl hydrolase; Family 4 glycosyl hydrolase C-terminal domain): protein MSNRIVIIGAGSTNFGLGIVGDFFKSKILEGSTLVLHDINAKTLENTKNIALSYKEKLGVNFEIQATTSRSEALRDAHFCLISIEVGRRFDLWDQDWKTPLQYGIKQVYGENGGPGGMFHAMRQVPAIIEICEDIEKICPEAFVFSYSNPMQRICHALTTRFPNLKIIGLCHEVKSMDRQLPTLLETPLENIEFEAGGLNHFSILLKVNYKDTGKDGYPIIREKFNDYYSTLVNDHEGFISKPGAERGVFFELFNQYNYLPITTDSHIGEYLPWAYSVADHDGILDFYENYKRKCLNYYENDSYDEYFNPEVKEPHERIVPIIENIVNDTNALEHAVNIPNKGFIECLPSDIVVEVPAIINKSGIHGKKLENYPQSFGVLLNSQVGAIQMTTQAILNHSKKDALFALLADPVVHDAKAASSLLDTMLFQQNDYLGYLN from the coding sequence ATGAGCAATCGAATAGTAATTATAGGTGCAGGCAGTACTAATTTTGGATTAGGTATTGTTGGAGATTTTTTTAAATCTAAAATTTTGGAGGGTTCTACCCTTGTGCTGCATGATATTAATGCCAAAACCCTTGAAAATACTAAGAATATAGCTCTTTCTTATAAAGAAAAATTAGGAGTTAATTTTGAAATTCAAGCTACTACTTCAAGATCAGAGGCCTTAAGAGATGCCCATTTTTGCTTAATTTCTATCGAAGTGGGTCGTCGATTTGATTTGTGGGATCAGGATTGGAAAACCCCTCTTCAGTATGGCATCAAACAAGTTTATGGAGAAAACGGAGGACCCGGAGGTATGTTTCATGCAATGCGTCAAGTGCCAGCTATTATTGAAATTTGCGAAGATATTGAAAAGATTTGTCCAGAGGCATTTGTTTTTAGTTACTCTAATCCAATGCAAAGGATATGTCATGCTTTGACCACGCGTTTTCCTAATTTAAAGATCATAGGCCTTTGTCATGAAGTAAAATCAATGGACCGACAACTACCAACTCTTCTTGAGACCCCTTTGGAAAATATTGAATTTGAAGCAGGTGGTCTAAACCATTTTTCGATACTCCTTAAAGTAAATTACAAGGATACTGGCAAAGATGGTTATCCTATTATAAGAGAAAAATTTAATGATTATTATTCCACTCTTGTTAATGACCATGAAGGTTTTATTTCAAAGCCAGGAGCAGAGCGAGGAGTTTTTTTTGAATTATTTAATCAATATAATTATCTTCCAATCACAACAGATAGTCACATAGGCGAATATCTTCCATGGGCCTATAGCGTCGCTGATCATGATGGTATCCTAGATTTTTATGAAAACTACAAAAGAAAATGCTTAAATTATTATGAGAATGACAGTTATGATGAATATTTTAATCCTGAAGTAAAAGAGCCTCATGAAAGAATAGTTCCTATAATTGAAAATATAGTTAACGATACTAATGCATTGGAGCATGCGGTTAATATTCCTAATAAAGGTTTTATTGAATGCCTTCCATCAGATATTGTCGTGGAAGTACCAGCAATAATAAATAAAAGTGGAATACATGGTAAGAAATTAGAAAATTATCCTCAATCATTTGGGGTTTTATTAAATTCACAAGTTGGTGCCATTCAAATGACGACTCAAGCAATTCTCAATCATTCTAAAAAAGATGCCTTGTTTGCACTATTGGCAGATCCTGTGGTACACGATGCAAAAGCCGCATCATCACTATTAGATACCATGCTTTTTCAACAAAATGATTATTTAGGATATTTGAATTAA
- a CDS encoding ABC transporter,TOBE domain-containing protein (PFAM: ABC transporter; TOBE domain) produces the protein MSEIEIKNLNKLYGKAHVIKDFSVKVKSQSFTTLVGPSGCGKSTLLRMIAGLEGINSGTISIDDRVVNDLSPKERNIAMVFQSYALYPHMTVFDNMAFGLKLEKRSKEEIKERVHEAAKTLQIEEYLQRKPKQLSGGQRQRVAIGRAITRKPKVFLFDEPLSNLDAALRVQMRIELAKLHEQLDATMVYVTHDQTEAMTLSDEIIVLDQGEISQKGIPLDLYNKPNNLFVAGFIGSPKMNFINAKINSQNTDKIDLSLLNKSFILPKNIQGQLSSEEVKFGIRPEDIHVSDSTDFDWESKAFVVEKLGSSTFVYLENEGEPIVVECAGDSSIKSGDMIKVKFDLSKSHLFNKENTNILA, from the coding sequence ATGTCTGAAATTGAGATAAAAAATCTAAATAAACTTTATGGAAAAGCCCATGTCATTAAAGATTTTTCTGTAAAAGTAAAAAGTCAATCTTTCACTACTTTGGTTGGGCCTTCTGGATGCGGAAAATCTACATTACTTCGTATGATTGCTGGATTAGAGGGAATTAATTCTGGAACCATTTCCATTGATGATCGAGTGGTGAATGATCTTTCTCCAAAGGAAAGGAATATAGCAATGGTATTCCAATCCTATGCCTTATACCCTCATATGACTGTATTCGATAATATGGCATTTGGTTTAAAATTAGAAAAAAGATCTAAAGAAGAAATCAAAGAACGAGTACATGAGGCAGCAAAAACTCTTCAAATTGAAGAATACCTTCAACGTAAACCCAAACAACTCTCAGGAGGTCAAAGACAAAGAGTGGCGATAGGTCGAGCAATTACAAGAAAGCCAAAAGTTTTTCTTTTCGATGAACCACTTTCTAATCTTGATGCTGCACTCAGAGTTCAAATGAGGATTGAATTAGCAAAATTACATGAGCAGCTAGATGCTACGATGGTATATGTTACTCATGATCAAACTGAAGCCATGACTTTATCTGATGAAATTATCGTTTTAGATCAAGGAGAAATCTCTCAGAAAGGAATTCCTTTAGATTTATACAATAAGCCCAATAATCTTTTTGTTGCTGGATTTATTGGATCACCAAAAATGAATTTTATTAATGCTAAAATAAATTCACAAAACACCGATAAAATAGATCTAAGCTTATTAAATAAAAGTTTTATCTTACCTAAAAATATTCAAGGTCAGTTAAGTTCCGAGGAAGTCAAATTTGGTATTCGACCTGAAGATATTCACGTATCCGACAGCACAGACTTTGACTGGGAGAGCAAAGCCTTTGTTGTAGAGAAACTTGGATCTAGTACTTTTGTATATTTGGAAAATGAGGGCGAACCGATAGTAGTTGAATGTGCTGGAGATAGCTCAATTAAAAGTGGCGATATGATCAAAGTAAAATTTGATCTATCTAAAAGTCATTTGTTTAACAAAGAAAACACCAATATCCTTGCATAA
- a CDS encoding alpha-amylase-like glycosyl hydrolase (PFAM: Alpha amylase, catalytic domain) — protein sequence MNTFHKKVFSHLKIIYQHILSDEEINNLTDQIFEITPQVKNDDRLENWNESDIFLITYGDSIVSAKDKKLKTLKKFVDEFIKPHFNNIHILPFFPFSSDDGFSVIDYKKVRDDLGSWEDISLLSKDYRVMADIVINHASKQSEYFQEFIRGSYEYKDFFISLDENEGFEEVVRPRSSDLFQEIEISNQKKYLWCTFSHDQIDLNFKNPRVLLFFIKLIYLYLKHGIKVFRLDAVAFLWKEKSTNCLNLPQTHEVVKLIRTILDHYNQNTLLITETNLPNLENLSYFGNGDEANAIYNFTLPPLLLWTLLMGDSTALRKWSMGMPPAKEHTTYFNFIASHDGIGLRPTENILTDQERGTLIDIVKEFGGVISNRKKPDGTETVYELNIALLDAMKGTFKGIDHMQVERFIACHAIMLSLEGIPAFYIHSVLGTTNDYELMKKNSQNRSINRKSWDINEIKNKLLDDKSINNQVYKSIINLIKIRKTQPAFHPNAIQFTFNLGKNFFGIWRQSLDKKQSIFSVTNVTNIFQYLDLTELNLIESEKWWDIINNKDIDDIKSTIALKAYQTVWITNHK from the coding sequence TTGAATACATTTCATAAAAAAGTTTTTTCACATCTAAAGATTATTTATCAGCATATTTTATCAGATGAAGAAATAAATAATTTAACAGATCAAATTTTTGAAATAACTCCACAAGTAAAAAATGATGATAGGTTAGAAAATTGGAATGAAAGTGATATTTTTTTAATTACTTATGGAGACTCTATAGTTTCTGCAAAGGATAAAAAATTAAAAACTTTAAAAAAATTTGTCGATGAATTTATAAAGCCTCATTTCAATAATATTCATATCTTGCCATTTTTTCCATTTAGTTCAGATGATGGTTTTTCTGTAATTGATTATAAAAAAGTTCGTGATGATTTAGGAAGTTGGGAGGATATTAGTTTATTATCTAAAGATTATCGGGTAATGGCTGATATTGTGATCAACCATGCCTCTAAACAAAGTGAATATTTTCAGGAATTTATTAGAGGGAGTTATGAATACAAAGATTTTTTCATCTCGCTTGATGAAAATGAAGGATTTGAAGAAGTTGTTCGTCCTAGGAGTTCTGATCTATTTCAAGAAATAGAAATTAGTAATCAAAAAAAATATTTATGGTGCACCTTTAGCCATGATCAAATTGATTTAAATTTTAAAAATCCCAGAGTATTATTGTTTTTTATCAAGTTAATTTACCTTTATTTAAAGCACGGTATTAAAGTTTTCAGGCTTGATGCAGTTGCGTTTTTATGGAAAGAGAAAAGTACTAATTGTCTTAATCTTCCCCAAACGCACGAGGTTGTAAAACTAATTCGGACGATTTTAGATCATTATAATCAGAATACTTTATTAATTACCGAGACTAACCTGCCTAATCTTGAAAATCTTAGTTATTTTGGAAATGGCGATGAGGCGAATGCAATTTATAATTTTACGCTTCCCCCTCTTCTTCTTTGGACTCTGTTAATGGGAGATAGTACAGCTCTAAGAAAATGGTCAATGGGTATGCCTCCAGCTAAAGAACACACAACTTATTTTAATTTTATTGCTTCACATGATGGAATTGGTCTTCGTCCTACTGAAAATATTTTGACCGATCAAGAAAGAGGTACATTAATTGATATAGTCAAAGAATTTGGTGGGGTTATAAGTAATCGAAAAAAACCTGATGGGACTGAGACTGTGTATGAGCTAAATATAGCTCTCCTTGATGCCATGAAGGGCACATTCAAAGGCATCGATCATATGCAGGTTGAAAGATTTATTGCCTGCCATGCTATTATGTTAAGTTTGGAGGGAATTCCCGCTTTTTATATTCATAGTGTTCTGGGAACAACTAATGATTATGAGCTAATGAAAAAGAATTCCCAAAATAGATCAATTAATAGGAAGTCTTGGGATATTAATGAAATTAAAAATAAATTACTTGATGATAAATCAATAAATAATCAAGTTTACAAATCAATTATAAATTTAATTAAAATCAGAAAAACACAGCCAGCTTTTCATCCTAATGCAATTCAATTTACATTTAACTTAGGAAAAAATTTTTTTGGTATTTGGAGGCAAAGTCTCGATAAAAAACAATCCATTTTTAGTGTTACTAATGTGACAAATATTTTTCAATATCTAGATTTAACCGAATTAAATTTAATTGAATCAGAAAAATGGTGGGACATTATAAATAATAAAGATATAGACGATATAAAATCAACTATAGCACTAAAGGCTTATCAAACAGTATGGATTACAAATCATAAATAA
- a CDS encoding Binding-protein-dependent transport system inner membrane component (PFAM: Binding-protein-dependent transport system inner membrane component; overlaps another CDS with the same product name) — MTIFSLALTVLIGILSFVLFFHVSNFLLDYFGKRSSKIFKLENSLRVVIFIAPAFIVLFVFIIYPVFETIRLSFYDKIGREFLGWSNYAWAIKDPDFRRSILNNFGWLLIVPTLSTFFGLVIANLADRIWWGTIAKSIIFMPMAISFVGAGVIWKFIYDYRGPGDEQIGLLNAIVVALGFEPQAWLTIPIWNNLFLMAIMIWIQTGLALVIFSAALRSIPTETLDAARIDGASELKIFWSIIIPYLQQTILVIWTIITILVLKVFDIIYAMTNGQWQTEVLANLMYDWMFRGGGDSGRGSVLAFCIMIGVIPILGWNLYQHRKEQKI; from the coding sequence ATGACAATATTTTCACTCGCCCTGACTGTTCTGATAGGAATTTTGTCATTTGTTCTTTTTTTTCATGTATCTAACTTTCTTCTAGATTATTTTGGCAAGCGTTCTTCAAAAATATTCAAATTAGAAAATTCTCTTCGTGTCGTAATTTTTATTGCACCCGCTTTTATTGTTTTATTTGTATTTATTATTTATCCCGTCTTTGAAACTATTCGTCTAAGTTTTTATGATAAAATAGGAAGGGAGTTTTTAGGTTGGTCAAATTATGCATGGGCAATAAAAGATCCTGATTTTAGACGAAGTATCTTAAACAATTTTGGTTGGCTCTTAATCGTTCCAACGCTAAGTACCTTTTTTGGTTTAGTTATCGCCAATCTTGCAGATCGGATTTGGTGGGGAACAATTGCTAAATCTATAATTTTTATGCCCATGGCTATTTCATTTGTGGGCGCGGGCGTTATCTGGAAATTTATTTATGACTATCGTGGCCCTGGAGATGAACAAATAGGTTTATTAAATGCCATCGTTGTAGCCTTGGGTTTTGAGCCTCAAGCGTGGCTTACTATTCCAATATGGAATAACTTATTTTTAATGGCCATTATGATTTGGATACAAACCGGTCTTGCGTTAGTTATCTTTAGTGCTGCATTAAGAAGTATTCCTACTGAGACTTTAGATGCAGCTAGAATAGATGGGGCCAGTGAACTTAAAATATTTTGGTCGATTATTATCCCTTACCTTCAACAAACAATCTTAGTGATTTGGACAATCATTACGATTTTAGTCTTGAAAGTTTTTGACATTATTTACGCCATGACAAACGGGCAATGGCAAACTGAAGTTTTAGCTAATCTGATGTATGACTGGATGTTTAGAGGTGGTGGTGACTCAGGTAGAGGAAGTGTCTTGGCCTTCTGTATTATGATTGGTGTTATCCCAATTCTTGGTTGGAACTTATACCAACACAGAAAAGAGCAAAAAATATGA
- a CDS encoding extracellular solute-binding protein (PFAM: Bacterial extracellular solute-binding protein), with amino-acid sequence MKLLKTLVSVLALSMFGANFANAGGHSYTGPDLTGESLKIFGPWMAPEDESFRDVISIFENATGATVEYGGSDEFEQIINIDCQAGSPADIAVFPQPGLAANIAATGCLNSLDDSIKQLVLDNYAAGQSWVDLSTYPDPAGFDTFYGVFYRVNVKSLVWYSPDNFEDNGYEVPSSMEELLALTDQMAADGNTPWCIGLGSGGATGWPATDWMEDIMLRTHSPRVYDQWVSNEMKFNDPRVIEAMNFFGSIALNDSYVNGGSKAVATTDFRDAPNGLFSSPAECMMHRQASFIPAFFPEGLEAGVDYDFFYFPAYADKDLGKPVLGGGTILTATNDKRATTEFMKFLMHPEAHERFMEKGGFLTPHTGVDTSKYASDTFRGLHDILQQATTFRFDGSDLMPGWVGAGSFWTGMVDYTNGKSAEEVADAIQASWEAGQ; translated from the coding sequence ATGAAACTTTTAAAAACACTTGTGAGTGTTCTTGCGTTGTCAATGTTTGGTGCAAACTTTGCAAATGCGGGAGGTCACTCCTATACTGGCCCAGATCTTACAGGCGAAAGCTTAAAGATTTTTGGTCCATGGATGGCTCCTGAAGATGAGTCATTCAGAGATGTAATCTCAATTTTTGAAAATGCAACTGGCGCTACTGTTGAATATGGTGGATCAGATGAATTTGAACAAATCATTAATATTGACTGTCAAGCAGGAAGTCCTGCAGATATCGCAGTCTTCCCACAGCCAGGTCTTGCAGCTAACATTGCAGCGACTGGTTGTTTGAATTCTTTAGATGATAGTATTAAGCAATTAGTTCTAGATAACTATGCAGCTGGACAATCTTGGGTAGATTTATCTACTTATCCTGATCCAGCAGGTTTTGATACTTTTTACGGAGTATTCTACAGAGTTAACGTCAAAAGTTTAGTTTGGTATTCACCAGATAACTTTGAAGACAATGGTTATGAGGTTCCTTCTTCAATGGAAGAGCTATTAGCTTTAACTGATCAGATGGCTGCTGACGGAAATACACCATGGTGTATTGGTCTTGGTTCTGGTGGTGCTACAGGTTGGCCTGCAACGGACTGGATGGAAGACATCATGTTAAGAACTCACTCACCACGTGTTTATGATCAATGGGTTTCAAATGAAATGAAGTTTAATGATCCAAGAGTAATTGAAGCTATGAATTTCTTTGGATCAATTGCTTTAAATGACTCTTATGTGAATGGTGGTTCTAAAGCTGTAGCAACAACTGACTTCAGAGATGCTCCAAATGGATTATTTTCATCTCCTGCTGAGTGTATGATGCACAGACAGGCAAGCTTTATTCCTGCATTCTTCCCAGAAGGGTTAGAGGCTGGAGTAGATTATGACTTTTTCTACTTCCCTGCGTATGCAGATAAGGATTTAGGTAAGCCTGTGTTAGGTGGTGGAACTATTTTAACAGCAACTAATGATAAGAGGGCAACTACAGAATTCATGAAGTTCTTAATGCACCCAGAGGCGCATGAGAGATTTATGGAAAAAGGTGGTTTTTTAACACCTCATACAGGTGTTGATACCAGTAAATATGCTAGTGACACCTTTAGAGGCCTTCACGATATCCTTCAGCAAGCAACTACATTTAGATTTGATGGATCAGATCTAATGCCAGGTTGGGTAGGAGCAGGATCTTTCTGGACAGGAATGGTCGACTACACCAATGGAAAGTCTGCTGAAGAAGTAGCAGATGCTATCCAAGCTAGCTGGGAAGCTGGTCAATAA
- a CDS encoding periplasmic solute-binding protein,transcriptional regulator, LacI family (PFAM: Bacterial regulatory proteins, lacI family; family) has protein sequence MRIVNIIELAKKLNLSITTVSRALGGYSDVSEVTRKRVMDFAKKHNYNPNPYASNLASHKSNAVGFVIPLYGLNNNTLNQISYFKFVAGMSTKINQDNILFYMLFANSAKEEMESYKKLVEVNKVKNIIIHNVQTDDKRIEYLNSKKINFVAWGRSKKIDYSWVDLDNELATELIVDYLYSKGHQSFAFINVSEKYNFAHLRKKGFQKALKKHSLKFDKSLYQTTSLEDPSFSKEITINLFKKNPELNCIICSTEYSSVGAIQACAELNKKIGEDISIITFDGPVVESLTNPKLTAISHPLEELGTNAINILLGTEKKKQLSNYLVKPHIIERGSVKSLI, from the coding sequence ATGCGTATTGTGAATATCATCGAATTAGCTAAGAAACTCAACCTTTCTATCACCACTGTATCCAGAGCCCTGGGGGGGTATTCAGATGTCAGTGAAGTTACCAGGAAACGAGTTATGGACTTCGCAAAAAAGCATAATTACAACCCCAACCCTTATGCAAGTAATTTGGCATCCCACAAATCTAATGCTGTCGGTTTTGTTATTCCTCTATATGGCTTGAATAACAACACCTTAAACCAAATTTCCTATTTTAAATTTGTTGCAGGGATGTCCACAAAAATAAATCAAGACAATATTTTGTTTTATATGTTATTTGCAAATAGTGCCAAAGAGGAAATGGAATCCTATAAAAAGCTAGTTGAAGTCAATAAAGTAAAAAATATTATAATCCATAATGTTCAAACGGATGACAAACGTATTGAATATTTAAATTCCAAAAAAATAAACTTTGTAGCTTGGGGTAGATCTAAAAAAATTGATTACTCATGGGTAGACTTAGATAATGAGCTGGCTACGGAGCTTATTGTTGATTATCTTTACTCGAAAGGACACCAGTCTTTCGCTTTTATCAATGTTTCTGAAAAATATAACTTTGCCCATTTAAGAAAAAAAGGATTTCAAAAAGCACTAAAAAAACACTCTCTAAAATTTGATAAATCTTTATATCAAACTACAAGTTTAGAGGACCCCTCATTTTCAAAAGAAATAACAATAAATCTTTTTAAAAAAAATCCAGAATTGAATTGTATTATATGCTCAACTGAATATTCAAGTGTTGGAGCTATTCAGGCATGCGCAGAGTTGAATAAAAAAATTGGTGAGGACATTTCCATTATTACCTTTGATGGTCCGGTGGTGGAGTCGCTTACTAATCCTAAGTTAACTGCCATCTCCCATCCGCTTGAAGAGTTAGGAACCAATGCCATTAATATTCTTTTAGGCACAGAGAAAAAAAAACAACTTTCCAATTATTTAGTTAAACCTCATATTATTGAACGAGGTTCTGTAAAATCTCTAATATAG